The proteins below come from a single Mustela nigripes isolate SB6536 chromosome 14, MUSNIG.SB6536, whole genome shotgun sequence genomic window:
- the TRMT13 gene encoding tRNA:m(4)X modification enzyme TRM13 homolog isoform X3: protein MAASAPAPHTTDFPVEGRCSYYVEKKKRFCRMVVAAGKRFCGEHAGAAEEENARKRILCPLDPKHTVYEDQLSKHLKKCNSREKPKPDFFIQDINAGLKDETEISEQLVPISSLSEEHLENLIKKLQKASEGLNSTLKDQIMSHPALHDALNDPKNGDSATKHLKQQASILGNIEKLKLLGPRRCFVEFGAGKGKLSHWVDIALKDAEKVHFILVEKVTTRFKVDGKHRKKNSVFERLQIDIQHLCLNKIPLLSKEKLPVVGIGKHLCGVATGVIGDIMWAKSISGL from the exons ATGGCGGCTTCTGCGCCCGCCCCGCACACGACTGACTTCCCGGTTGAGGGTCGCTGCAGTTACTATGTGGAAAAGAAGAAGCGCTTCTGCAGGATGGTGGTGGCAGCGGGGAAAAGATTCTGTGGGGAACACGCTGGAGCCGCGGAG GAAGAAAATGCTCGGAAAAGAATTCTGTGTCCTTTAGATCCAAAACA cACAGTATATGAAGATCAACTatcaaagcatttgaaaaagtgtAACTCAAGAGAGAAGCCAAAACCT gaCTTCTTTATTCAAGATATTAACGCAGGCttaaaagatgaaacagaaatatCTGAACAATTA GTtccaatttcttctctttctgaagaGCATTTGGAAAACTTAATTAAGAAATTGCAGAAAGCAAGTGAAG GTTTGAACTCTACACTTAAAGATCAAATTATGTCCCATCCAGCATTGCATGATGCCCTTAATGACCCTAAAAATGGTGATTCTGCAACCAAACACCTGAAACAGCAG GCTTCTATTTTAGGTAACATTGAAAAATTAAAGTTACTTGGTCCAAGAAGATGCTTTGTTGAGTttggagcaggaaagggaaaatTATCTCATTGGGTTGATATTGCCttaaaagatgctgaaaaagttcACTTCATCCTAGTAGAAAAGGTGACCACGAGATTcaag GTAGATggcaaacacagaaagaaaaattcagtatttgAGAGACTTCAAATTGATATTCAACACTTGTGTTTGA atAAGATTCCTTTGCTAAGCAAAGAAAAACTACCTGTGGTAGGAATTGGAAAGCATCTATGTGGTGTGGCAACAG GTGTGATTGGAGACATTATGTGGGCAAAGAGTATTTCAGGGCTCTAG
- the TRMT13 gene encoding tRNA:m(4)X modification enzyme TRM13 homolog isoform X1, giving the protein MAASAPAPHTTDFPVEGRCSYYVEKKKRFCRMVVAAGKRFCGEHAGAAEEENARKRILCPLDPKHTVYEDQLSKHLKKCNSREKPKPDFFIQDINAGLKDETEISEQLVPISSLSEEHLENLIKKLQKASEGLNSTLKDQIMSHPALHDALNDPKNGDSATKHLKQQASILGNIEKLKLLGPRRCFVEFGAGKGKLSHWVDIALKDAEKVHFILVEKVTTRFKVDGKHRKKNSVFERLQIDIQHLCLNKIPLLSKEKLPVVGIGKHLCGVATDLALRCLVETYAASCEERNEEPLAKRIKNDKTGKEINTVAKKGNEKNVPEKWSPVAGIVIALCCHHRCDWRHYVGKEYFRALGLGAVEFHYFQRMSSWATCGMRKTSLEASSLSTKRKDEQNDDSEEHDDGGCQITDESSGSAPGFLTVEEKKKIGHLCKLLIDQGRVEYLRQKGFSPALQYYTDPLVSLENVLLTALPNHSSSPETTA; this is encoded by the exons ATGGCGGCTTCTGCGCCCGCCCCGCACACGACTGACTTCCCGGTTGAGGGTCGCTGCAGTTACTATGTGGAAAAGAAGAAGCGCTTCTGCAGGATGGTGGTGGCAGCGGGGAAAAGATTCTGTGGGGAACACGCTGGAGCCGCGGAG GAAGAAAATGCTCGGAAAAGAATTCTGTGTCCTTTAGATCCAAAACA cACAGTATATGAAGATCAACTatcaaagcatttgaaaaagtgtAACTCAAGAGAGAAGCCAAAACCT gaCTTCTTTATTCAAGATATTAACGCAGGCttaaaagatgaaacagaaatatCTGAACAATTA GTtccaatttcttctctttctgaagaGCATTTGGAAAACTTAATTAAGAAATTGCAGAAAGCAAGTGAAG GTTTGAACTCTACACTTAAAGATCAAATTATGTCCCATCCAGCATTGCATGATGCCCTTAATGACCCTAAAAATGGTGATTCTGCAACCAAACACCTGAAACAGCAG GCTTCTATTTTAGGTAACATTGAAAAATTAAAGTTACTTGGTCCAAGAAGATGCTTTGTTGAGTttggagcaggaaagggaaaatTATCTCATTGGGTTGATATTGCCttaaaagatgctgaaaaagttcACTTCATCCTAGTAGAAAAGGTGACCACGAGATTcaag GTAGATggcaaacacagaaagaaaaattcagtatttgAGAGACTTCAAATTGATATTCAACACTTGTGTTTGA atAAGATTCCTTTGCTAAGCAAAGAAAAACTACCTGTGGTAGGAATTGGAAAGCATCTATGTGGTGTGGCAACAG ATCTTGCATTACGATGTTTGGTTGAAACCTATGCTGCCAGTTGtgaggaaaggaatgaagaacCTTTAGCCAAACGCATAAAGAatgataaaacaggaaaagaaattaacaCTGTGgccaagaaaggaaatgagaaaaatgtccCAGAGAAGTGGAGCCCTGTGGCTGGCATTGTTATTGCACTCTGTTGTCACCACAGGTGTGATTGGAGACATTATGTGGGCAAAGAGTATTTCAGGGCTCTAGGCCTTGGAGCAGTGGAATTCCACTACTTCCAGCGAATGAGTAGTTGGGCAACTTGTGGGATGCGAAAAACATCTTTGGAAGCCTCCAGTCTCAGcacaaagagaaaagatgagCAGAACGATGATAGTGAAGAGCATGACGACGGTGGATGCCAAATCACAGACGAAAGCAGTGGCAGTGCGCCTGG GTTCCTTACtgttgaagagaagaagaaaatagggcATCTTTGTAAATTGCTGATTGATCAAGGCCGAGTCGAGTATTTACGGCAGAAAGGATTCAGTCCTGCTTTACAGTATTATACAGATCCTCTGGtgtctttggaaaatgtattGTTAACTGCTTTACCAAATCATTCTTCATCACCAGAAACAACTGcttaa
- the TRMT13 gene encoding tRNA:m(4)X modification enzyme TRM13 homolog isoform X2, which yields MAASAPAPHTTDFPVEGRCSYYVEKKKRFCRMVVAAGKRFCGEHAGAAEEENARKRILCPLDPKHTVYEDQLSKHLKKCNSREKPKPDFFIQDINAGLKDETEISEQLVPISSLSEEHLENLIKKLQKASEGLNSTLKDQIMSHPALHDALNDPKNGDSATKHLKQQVDGKHRKKNSVFERLQIDIQHLCLNKIPLLSKEKLPVVGIGKHLCGVATDLALRCLVETYAASCEERNEEPLAKRIKNDKTGKEINTVAKKGNEKNVPEKWSPVAGIVIALCCHHRCDWRHYVGKEYFRALGLGAVEFHYFQRMSSWATCGMRKTSLEASSLSTKRKDEQNDDSEEHDDGGCQITDESSGSAPGFLTVEEKKKIGHLCKLLIDQGRVEYLRQKGFSPALQYYTDPLVSLENVLLTALPNHSSSPETTA from the exons ATGGCGGCTTCTGCGCCCGCCCCGCACACGACTGACTTCCCGGTTGAGGGTCGCTGCAGTTACTATGTGGAAAAGAAGAAGCGCTTCTGCAGGATGGTGGTGGCAGCGGGGAAAAGATTCTGTGGGGAACACGCTGGAGCCGCGGAG GAAGAAAATGCTCGGAAAAGAATTCTGTGTCCTTTAGATCCAAAACA cACAGTATATGAAGATCAACTatcaaagcatttgaaaaagtgtAACTCAAGAGAGAAGCCAAAACCT gaCTTCTTTATTCAAGATATTAACGCAGGCttaaaagatgaaacagaaatatCTGAACAATTA GTtccaatttcttctctttctgaagaGCATTTGGAAAACTTAATTAAGAAATTGCAGAAAGCAAGTGAAG GTTTGAACTCTACACTTAAAGATCAAATTATGTCCCATCCAGCATTGCATGATGCCCTTAATGACCCTAAAAATGGTGATTCTGCAACCAAACACCTGAAACAGCAG GTAGATggcaaacacagaaagaaaaattcagtatttgAGAGACTTCAAATTGATATTCAACACTTGTGTTTGA atAAGATTCCTTTGCTAAGCAAAGAAAAACTACCTGTGGTAGGAATTGGAAAGCATCTATGTGGTGTGGCAACAG ATCTTGCATTACGATGTTTGGTTGAAACCTATGCTGCCAGTTGtgaggaaaggaatgaagaacCTTTAGCCAAACGCATAAAGAatgataaaacaggaaaagaaattaacaCTGTGgccaagaaaggaaatgagaaaaatgtccCAGAGAAGTGGAGCCCTGTGGCTGGCATTGTTATTGCACTCTGTTGTCACCACAGGTGTGATTGGAGACATTATGTGGGCAAAGAGTATTTCAGGGCTCTAGGCCTTGGAGCAGTGGAATTCCACTACTTCCAGCGAATGAGTAGTTGGGCAACTTGTGGGATGCGAAAAACATCTTTGGAAGCCTCCAGTCTCAGcacaaagagaaaagatgagCAGAACGATGATAGTGAAGAGCATGACGACGGTGGATGCCAAATCACAGACGAAAGCAGTGGCAGTGCGCCTGG GTTCCTTACtgttgaagagaagaagaaaatagggcATCTTTGTAAATTGCTGATTGATCAAGGCCGAGTCGAGTATTTACGGCAGAAAGGATTCAGTCCTGCTTTACAGTATTATACAGATCCTCTGGtgtctttggaaaatgtattGTTAACTGCTTTACCAAATCATTCTTCATCACCAGAAACAACTGcttaa